The Mastacembelus armatus chromosome 9, fMasArm1.2, whole genome shotgun sequence genome contains a region encoding:
- the ctu1 gene encoding cytoplasmic tRNA 2-thiolation protein 1: MPVLCSSCAEKRAVLKRPKTSHSLCKACFFWAFEEEVHQTILAAKLFKPGETVGIAASGGKDSTVLAHVMKLLNERYDYGLELMLLSVDEGITGYRDDSLETVKRNQQQYELPLKIVSYEELYGWTMDAIVKQVGLKNNCTFCGVFRRQALDRGAIMLKVDKICTGHNADDVAETVLMNILRGDIARLRRCTAISTASEGEGVVPRCKPLKYAYEKEIVLYAYFKKLDYFSTECIYSPNAYRGYARTFLKDLESIRPSVIMDIIHSGENLSVREGVKMPVQGTCSRCGYISSQALCKACVLLEGLNRGLPKLGIGKHHRLHDKILSQQPLTEKEEKKLKSVEF; encoded by the exons ATGCCTgtcctgtgcagcagctgtgctgAAAAACGTGCCGTGCTAAAACGTCCAAAAACCAGCCACTCGCTGTGTAAGGCTTGCTTCTTTTGGGCCTTTGAGGAGGAGGTGCATCAGACCATCCTGGCAGCAAAGCTGTTCAAACCTGGGGAGACAGTAGGGATCGCTGCGTCAGGAGGAAAGGACTCCACAGTTCTTGCACATGTAATGAAGCTCCTAAATGAACGATACGACTATGGCCTAGAGCTTATGCTTCTCTCAGTGGATGAGGGAATCACTGGTTACAGAGATGACTCTTTGGAGACAGTAAAGAGGAATCAGCAGCAATATGAACTTCCACTGAAGATTGTGTCATATGAAGAGCTGTATGGCTGGACTATGGATGCTATTGTGAAGCAGGTGGGACTGAAAAATAACTGCACCTTCTGTGGAGTGTTCAGAAGGCAGGCGCTAGACAGAGGAGCCATCATGCTGAAAGTGGACAAGATATGTACAG GTCACAATGCTGATGACGTGGCAGAAACAGTTTTGATGAACATCTTGCGAGGCGACATAGCCCGTCTGCGCCGCTGCACTGCCATCTCCACAGCCAGTGAGGGTGAAGGCGTCGTGCCACGCTGTAAGCCTCTCAAATATGCGTATGAGAAAGAGATTGTTCTATATGCCTACTTTAAGAAGTTGGACTACTTTTCCACTGAATGTATCTACTCTCCAAATGCTTATCGCGGCTATGCAAGGACCTTTTTAAAAGACCTGGAAAGTATAAGGCCAAGCGTCATCATGGATATAATCCACTCTGGGGAGAACCTTTCTGTGCGAGAGGGCGTGAAGATGCCTGTCCAGGGGACCTGCAGCCGCTGTGGCTACATCTCCAGCCAGGCTCTGTGCAAGGCATGTGTGCTCTTGGAAGGCCTGAACCGGGGCCTGCCAAAGCTTGGTATAGGGAAACACCACCGCCTGCATGACAAAATCCTGTCCCAGCAGCCACTTactgagaaggaggagaagaagctGAAATCAGTAGAGTTTTGA
- the crybb2 gene encoding beta-crystallin B2, whose protein sequence is MGVPYILSSSWHHKQTGTDRYCFSLADLFTMATDHQNPAPKQQQPGTSAFKLVIYEQENFQGRCHELTSLCNNLQEAGFEKVGSILVLCGPWVGYEQANCKGEQYVFEKGEYPRWDSWTNSRRSDTIAAFRPIKVDSQEHKIVLYENPSFAGKKIEIIDDDVPSFHAHGYQEKVSSVRVQSGTWVGYQYPGYRGYQCLFEKGEYKDSTEFGAQFPQIQSVRRIRDMRWHQRGAFHPVN, encoded by the exons ATGGGCGTCCCATATATATTGAGCTCATCGTGGCATCACAAACAGACTGGCACAGACAGGTACTG tttcagtcttgCTGATCTGTTCACTATGGCCACAGACCACCAGAACCCTGCAcccaagcagcagcagccgggCACCAGTGCATTTAAG CTGGTTATCTATGAGCAGGAAAACTTCCAGGGACGCTGCCATGAGCTGACTAGTCTGTGTAACAACCTCCAGGAGGCGGGCTTCGAGAAAGTGGGCTCGATACTGGTGCTGTGTGGACC ATGGGTGGGATACGAGCAGGCCAACTGTAAGGGGGAGCAGTATGTGTTTGAGAAGGGGGAGTATCCTCGCTGGGATTCCTGGACCAACAGCAGGCGTAGTGACACCATTGCTGCATTCCGCCCGATTAAAGTG GACAGCCAGGAGCACAAGATCGTCCTTTATGAAAACCCCAGCTTTGCAGGAAAGAAGATAGAAATCATAGACGATGATGTCCCCAGCTTTCATGCACACGGCTACCAGGAGAAGGTCTCCTCCGTTCGGGTTCAGAGCGGCAC ATGGGTGGGCTATCAGTATCCAGGCTACAGAGGCTATCAGTGTCTGTTTGAAAAGGGGGAGTACAAGGACAGCACTGAGTTCGGAGCCCAGTTTCCTCAGATCCAGTCAGTCCGGCGCATCAGAGACATGCGGTGGCATCAGCGGGGTGCTTTCCACCCAGTCAACTAA
- the LOC113138424 gene encoding beta-crystallin B3-like yields the protein MSEQQSAPEQLAAGKSQGGAGATYKVVLFEFENFQGCKAEFSAECKDVTGKGLEKVGSVIVESGPWVGYDRHGFTGEQFILEKGEYPRWDTWTNSQNSYSILSLRPLKVDSAEHKLHLYENPGFTGRKMEIIDDDVPSLWGHGFQDRVASVKAFNGTWVGYMYPGYRGRQFIFERGEFKHWNDWEAPAPQIQSVRRVRDMQWHKRGCFIVPDPDPAPGPRPKPDPAPAPPAPPATAGAS from the exons atgtcagagcagcagagtgcCCCTGAGCAGCTGGCTGCTGGGAAGAGCCAGGGAGGAGCTGGAGCCACATATAAG GTGGTGCTGTTTGAGTTTGAGAACTTCCAGGGCTGCAAGGCGGAGTTTTCTGCGGAGTGTAAAGACGTGACAGGGAAAGGACTGGAGAAGGTTGGATCTGTGATAGTTGAGTCAGGACC CTGGGTGGGTTATGATCGGCATGGGTTCACAGGGGAGCAGTTTATTCTGGAGAAAGGCGAGTATCCTCGCTGGGACACCTGGACCAACAGTCAGAACAGCTACTCCATCTTGTCCCTAAGGCCACTCAAAGTG GACAGTGCTGAACACAAGCTACACCTGTATGAAAACCCTGGATTTACTGGCAGAAAGATGGAGATTATTGATGATGATGTGCCCAGTTTGTGGGGTCATGGTTTTCAGGATCGTGTAGCAAGTGTCAAGGCTTTTAATGGAAC ATGGGTCGGCTACATGTACCCAGGCTACAGGGGGCGCCAGTTTATTTTTGAGAGAGGAGAGTTCAAGCATTGGAACGACTGGGAGGCCCCTGCACCCCAGATCCAGTCTGTCCGACGTGTGCGGGACATGCAGTGGCACAAGAGGGGCTGTTTCATTGTTCCTGACCCAGATCCAGCTCCTGGCCCCAGACCCAAGCCTGATCCTGCCCCAGCACCTCCTGCCCCACCTGCCACAGCTGGAGCCAGCTGA
- the LOC113139301 gene encoding protein piccolo, which yields MAAQVEVQTGEVGRTVAGGHLHLSPLMDSSNKSLIEIPSISQSHIVTPEANKPVPAPKPRLTPKPFVVDKNPSIKPILAPKPQTIPRPESTRPAGCKPELPYSPKPQQTVASGKPRPVSTNPARPSPTTFKTSNKLNNGQTTKPVVQPFKPATPLDPGDPSKPIPPVPAARQKAGTSNLAYSKSLKKPPVAELSGTTKKEDVRDKMTPSKGGASITRAKSMGFLLQVEQEEGEEKGKAKPVPLRPQPRSSRPRPVSAVFLDSPTKTERPIPAPRLPERRPLSADLTSKFESIGLSLHRKTPKTDTKENTPEEKALPQKREQEITIPQSTEGIDNSAMSDQSTKTAEEITIEEADNSKPGPSIKSRISLLLDLSSSPVAGPTGQGSDLLSPVQPVPETEPPVGVKQLIKRLTEDTAPTSSPVLKPALKPRPLPLDLTKRFSSERSPDLDSVSLSEATDRHDISKDPQWRTEEPAITPSDKKAFVDLKDFQEQLKKASMPSGPEAGQWFGAISKESSPSGEMQTVRASLFENVVERHIVLMADEAKPIKKTKDLLSSPSFKSGSSEHDGTLVTITYKEPISPSSPLRFVHALDTVQAVEENRAVSENVPSAQWEDKAMTLRSRRSEGSRLVAERIGPAQGEAALAVTPEQNPRYLRVGALQKWSTADLDQDADMEKGTPKESQRDVALDKDRQKLAEQEEVTAAPKRLKILQAEDQPKPRATYFALTGQLQEPVSPITTEANMGDMTALFDDFTMRSAFFSSQGKILSFRRNPSLDQAFEKTLKSQDQAEESLMRNPLSHREIRSALNAEMTEEIMEDEKKRDPYKVTERQQATMKEPEREIQRRLELEKQARLEYARKKEREMQREFERQRQKAFENEKQLALERQQQIELEKQKFQELERDKQREQERERQQQLEREKQQALERQREAEREKLREQERERQKQREEERQRELDKERHLLEIQKEKQKMEELERIKELERQQLLDFQKQKQKEMERQQIIELEKQRLREKNERKAAEKIRQMAIEQEMLKLKELEKERERQREIEKEHQKEIEREKQRELERQRQRDLDRDRQRQLDIERQELENQRLRQRELEKERQKKEELERIKEMEKKQLLELEKLKQAEIERQQIIELEKRRLREKMEREEAEKMRLVAKQQEAERQRLKEKQKKEEQERAKLESSPLRPQVVDLDSVFRNETVSKATSPHSDPATRWREPSPRAEESYKPAILDIDAFTSQTQLSPSKDFFSGSGIQGVDSGFGAKLQPTSERDAIWKVPSVGFSSPLWTTSPQDPWVLQPVDMSVDKPIDELRKHTNKLSPEQLLVRHEERLLAPQRHRSTVLDEPLHLSSYPEAVTRSSSGGFSSNAFQEQIWFPREPHPQGSRGEVQNHRRSQGSQTPNRMRSRSVSRRSAPSGSAVEGSLPRMRSRSAHREQDRHSWVQQKQRVRGEEEGKDSETLVHETDSQYGTWETGLRTDDSLTPATPSSESNLSPSPRKPTPPHTPDEHGSQLETETPDGLPPSSSSESPFPDVPTTLLDTSALRSRAQLGKKRAPRTRPSRAVRQSVAEGATGTDEEWLYRDSTEVKVENKDDDSDSEEQSRVADFSPAVASQPQRIAMFPGMDPSALMAQLKKRGDSDSQVDGSTPSPSQLSRSPKSPFLPRAARVLPTPGGKENGEENSPQWLKELKSKKRLSQYETES from the exons ATGGCTGCTCAGGTGGAGGTACAGACTGGGGAGGTAGGGAGGACAGTGGCAGGAGGACATCTTCACCTGAGTCCACTAATGGACTCCAGCAATAAGAGCCTCATTGAGATCCCTTCCATCAGCCAGTCTCATATCGTCACTCCAGAAGCTAACAAACCTGTCCCAGCCCCCAAGCCACGACTCACTCCCAAACCTTTTGTGGTGGATAAGAACCCCTCTATTAAGCCTATACTTGCCCCAAAGCCCCAAACTATACCTCGACCAGAGTCCACTCGCCCTGCTGGATGTAAACCAGAGCTTCCATACAGTCCAAAACCACAGCAAACAGTTGCCAGTGGCAAACCCAGGCCAGTGTCAACCAACCCCGCCCGTCCTTCCCCTACCACCTTTAAAACATCTAATAAGTTGAACAATGGACAAACAACCAAGCCTGTGGTCCAGCCATTTAAACCTGCCACTCCTCTTGACCCTGGAGACCCCAGCAAACCTATTCCTCCCGTGCCAGCTGCGAGGCAGAAAGCTGGTACATCAAACCTGGCCTATTCCAAGAGCCTTAAAAAACCCCCAGTTGCAGAGTTGTCTGGAACCACTAAAAAGGAAGAtgtgagagacaaaatgacacCCAGCAAAGGTGGGGCCTCCATTACCAGAGCAAAGTCCATGGGATTTCTCCTTCAGGtagagcaggaggagggagaagaaaagggaaaagctAAGCCTGTCCCACTGCGACCCCAGCCCAGAAGCTCTAGGCCCAGACCTGTGTCAGCCGTTTTCCTTGATAGTCCAACCAAGACAGAGAGACCAATTCCTGCCCCCCGTTTGCCTGAGAGACGACCACTTTCAGCTGATCTTACATCCAAATTTGAGTCTATCGGTCTTTCTCTGCACCGTAAAACTCCTAAGACAGACACTAAGGAGAACACTCCAGAGGAAAAGGCACTGCCACagaagagagagcaggagatAACCATACCACAAAGTACTGAAGGTATAGATAACTCTGCCATGTCAGACCAAAGCACTAAAACGGCAGAAGAAATCACTATAGAAGAGGCTGACAACAGTAAGCCAGGGCCTAGCATCAAGTCGCGCATTAGTCTCCTTCTCGATTTATCCTCCTCTCCTGTGGCAGGTCCCACAGGCCAAGGGTCCGATCTTCTCTCTCCAGTGCAGCCGGTCCCTGAAACCGAGCCACCAGTTGGTGTTAAACAGCTCATCAAGAGGCTGACAGAGGATACAGCACCAACCTCAAGTCCTGTTTTGAAACCAGCCCTGAAGCCACGTCCCTTGCCCCTCGACCTAACTAAAAG GTTTTCATCTGAGAGGTCACCAGACCTGGACAGTGTTTCCCTCAGTGAGGCAACAGACCGCCATGATATCAGCAAAGATCCTCAGTGGAGG ACTGAGGAGCCAGCAATCACCCCCAGTGACAAGAAGGCATTTGTGGATTTAAAAGATTTCCAGGAGCAGCTCAAAAAGGCCTCCATGCCCTCGGGGCCTGAGGCAGGacagtggtttggtgccatttCCAAAGAAAGTAGTCCCAGTGGTGAAATGCAAACAGTGCGAGCGTCCTTGTTTGAAAATGTTGTGGAGAGGCACATTGTTCTAATGGCAGACGAGGCCAAGCCCATAAAGAAGACCAAGGATTTGCTCAGCAGCCCGTCGTTTAAGAGTGGAAGTAGTGAGCATGACGGAACTCTAGTCACCATCACCTACAAGGAGCCCATATCACCGTCAAGCCCTTTGCGGTTCGTACACGCCCTTGACACAGTGCAGGCAGTCGAAGAGAACAGGGCAGTGAGTGAGAACGTCCCATCAGCTCAGTGGGAGGACAAGGCCATGACACTACGCTCCAGACGCTCAGAAGGGAGCAGGCTGGTGGCAGAGAGGATCGGTCCAGCACAAGGAGAAGCAGCTTTGGCTGTGACACCAGAACAGAATCCACGGTATCTGAGAGTTGGAGCTTTGCAGAAGTGGAGCACAGCAGATCTCGACCAAGATGCAGATATGGAGAAAGGGACACCAAAGGAATCACAAAGGGATGTGGCTTtggacaaagacagacagaaactggCAGAGCAGGAGGAAGTGACTGCAGCACCTAAACGTTTGAAAATTCTGCAGGCAGAAGATCAGCCAAAACCCAGGGCAACCTATTTTGCTTTGACGGGACAATTACAGGAGCCAGTTTCTCCTATAACCACAGAAGCAAATATGGGAGACATGACTGCGCTCTTTGATGATTTCACTATGAGATCTGCCTTTTTCAGCTCTCAAGGGAAGATTCTTTCTTTTAGGAGAAATCCGTCTTTAGATCAAGCTTTTGAAAAAACCCTTAAATCTCAAGATCAGGCTGAGGAGTCGCTGATGAGGAACCCCTTGTCACACAGGGAGATCAGATCAGCTTTGAATGCAGAGATGACAGAGGAAATTAtggaagatgaaaagaaaagagaccCGTATAAGGTGACAGAAAGACAGCAGGCTACAATGAAAGAGCCTGAAAGGGAAATACAGAGACGGCTTGAACTAGAGAAGCAAGCACGTTTAGAATATGCAcgaaagaaggagagagagatgcaaAGAGAATTTGAAAGGCAAAGACAGAAAGCCTTTGAGAATGAGAAACAACTTGCACTGGAAAGGCAGCAACAGATAGagcttgaaaaacagaaatttcaaGAATTAGAGAGAGATAAACAAAGagaacaggaaagagagaggcaaCAGCAActtgagagagaaaaacaacaagcattggagagacagagagaggctgaaagagagaaactgCGAGAGCAGGAAAGGGAGAGGCAAAAAcaaagggaggaagagagacagagggagctGGACAAGGAGAGACATCTGCTGGAAatccaaaaggaaaaacagaaaatggaggagctggagagaaTTAAAGAGTTGGAGAGACAGCAGCTCTTAGACtttcaaaaacagaagcagaaagaaatggagagacaGCAGATTATCGAGCTGGAGAAGCAGAGGCTTAGAGAGAAGAATGAGAGAAAGGCAGCAGAGAAAATTAGACAGATGGCAATTGAACAGGAAATGTTAAAACTGAAAGAGCttgaaaaagaaagggaaagacaAAGGGAGATTGAGAAGGAGCATCAGAAGGAGATTGAGAGGGAAAAgcagagagagctggagagacagagacaaagagattTAGAtagggacagacagagacaactAGATATTGAGAGACAGGAACTAGAAAACCAGAGGCTGAGACAACGAGAACTGGAGAAAGAAAGGCAGAAGAAGGAGGAGCTTGAGAGAATAAAAGAAATGGAGAagaaacagctgttggagttGGAAAAGCTAAAGCAGGCAGAGATAGAAAGACAACAAATTATTGAGCTTGAGAAACGCAGACTGAGGGAGAAGATGGAAagggaggaggcagagaaaatgagacTGGTTGCCAAACAGCAGGAAGCAGAGAGACAGCGCctgaaagagaagcagaagaaagaggagcaggagagggCGAAGTTGGAGTCATCACCTCTAAGGCCTCAAGTGGTGGATCTGGACTCTGTGTTCAGAAATGAAACGGTCTCGAAGGCCACTTCTCCACACAGTGACCCAGCTACTCGATGGAGGGAGCCGTCTCCCAGAGCAGAAGAGTCTTATAAACCTGCCATCCTAGACATAGATGCTTTCACATCTCAAACACAGCTCTCCCCTAGTAAAGACTTCTTTTCTGGTTCTGGTATTCAGGGAGTAGACTCAGGGTTTGGAGCTAAATTACAGCCTACATCAGAGAGAGATGCTATTTGGAAAGTGCCCTCAGTAGGTTTCTCAAGCCCATTATGGACAACATCTCCTCAGGACCCATGGGTGCTGCAACCTGTTGACATGTCTGTGGACAAGCCTATAGATGAACTCAGAAAACATACCAACAAACTCAGCCCAGAGCAACTCCTCGTTAGACATGAAGAGCGACTGCTGGCTCCACAGAGACACCGGTCTACTGTGTTGGATGAGCCGCTTCACCTGAGTTCTTATCCTGAGGCCGTAACTCGTAGCTCCTCTGGTGGATTCTCCAGCAATGCATTTCAAGAGCAGATCTGGTTCCCTAGAGAGCCACATCCTCAAGGCAGCAGGGGAGAAGTCCAGAACCATAGGAGGTCACAGGGATCCCAG ACACCAAACAGGATGCGGTCTCGCAGTGTGTCGCGGCGATCAGCTCCTTCAGGCAGTGCTGTGGAGGGAAGCCTTCCCAGGATGAGGAGTCGCAGCGCTCACAGAGAGCAGGACCGCCACAGCTGG GTGCAGCAGAAGCAGCGTGTCAGAGGTGAAGAGGAAGGGAAGGACTCAGAGACTTTAGTCCATGAGACCGACAGTCAGTACGGGACCTGGGAGACAGGACTGCGCACCGATGACAG CCTCACTCCTGCCACTCCCAGCTCAGAAAGCAACCTCAGCCCTTCTCCAAGGAAGCCCACCCCCCCACACACGCCAGATGAACATGGTTCACAGTTGGAAACTGAGACTCCTGATGGCCTCCCTCCCTCATCCTCATCTGAGAGTCCCTTCCCTGAT GTTCCGACCACTCTGTTAGACACTAGTGCTCTTCGCTCCAGAGCCCAGCTGGGGAAGAAACGAGCCCCGCGGACACGGCCCTCTAGAGCTGTCCGTCAGAGTGTGGCAGAGGGAGCGACAGGAACCGATGAGGAGTGGCTTTACCGAGACTCCACAG AGGTGAAGGTCGAGAATAAGGATGATGACTCGGACTCTGAGGAGCAAAGCAGAGTAGCTGACTTCAGCCCTGCTGTGGCCTCACAGCCACAGAGGATCGCCATGTTCCCTGGCATGGACCCTTCAGCTTTAATG GCACAGCTGAAGAAGAGGGGCGACTCTGACAGTCAGGTTGATGGCTCTACTCCATCTCCTTCACAGCTCTCTCGCTCCCCCAAGTCCCCCTTCCTTCCACGGGCAGCGCGTGTATTGCCCACACCTGGTGGGAAAGAAAATGG TGAGGAGAACTCACCCCAGTGGTTGAAAGAGCTGAAGTCCAAGAAGCGCTTGAGTCAATATGAAACTGAAAGCTAA